The DNA segment gtgggcataatttggccaaaatgcatttcagagttatgggacttgatgctatcacctactttaataaccccaaagacacatgtgaagtttcaattcaatatctgtattagttttggagatagtaacttgcatgtaaaactttaaccaggattttccaaatccaaaagggggcataatttggccaaaaatttaaaatacatgtcagagttatgggacttgacccagtgaggttggtaattgacctagaaaaagaaaaaataagtttcaaagctatatgcctttaaatgatctacactggtcgcaaaggctgaatcaatcgtgtccagcataataagagTTAATATTTGTGAggaactaatttttgtggatttcattgTTGCAATAAAACAGTGCAATTCATTCCCAAAAGAAAATTCccctttcatttcatttaaaaaatctgaaatccTCAAATTTATGTCTCCATCAATTGACAGTCTATACAGAAACCACAAAATTCTATACTCACATAATTAAACAAGATTACAGTATGCTTAATTTAAAGTATTACAGCActtttacatttgtattagaTAAGTTTTTCACCTTTCCATTTCCACACACATAGCAGTTCAGCAACTGAGTCATTATAGTTAAAgaagtaaaagaaagaaagataatTATACCACTGGGTGTtacctgtatttttgttttcagcTGGTTCAATATATTTCTTGCTTTACTGTTCAAATCTTCCAGTTCCTCAGTATCCTTACAGTCACGAACATcctgaaataattaaaaaggtTACAATGTTTGTTATTACTTTTAATCCATTTTCAAGTGAATGTTAGTTATGTTCTGGCATGTTGTTAGTCTGAAAAACTGGTGcttttggattctgtaccagttccaGCTTGTTCTCTGGTAATGacaaattcaacaaataaatCCGAGTTGAAGAATGAATGAGTTCAGAATCACTGTCTTCTGTCTCATCATTGTAGAGAACATGCATGTCATGTGAGGACTGTTTGGTTAAgagtcacatcaacacaattctaggtcatatggagacttttccagcttttgatattTCAACACTCTGAACCAAAATTATGGCTAACTTGGGAATTCTTTCATTTCCAGTCTATCctgttgcgcaaccaagataggaaaAGAGaggtaataatttttttttttgtacaaacttGCAGTTCTAGTAAATTTCAGCTAAATATGCAATTGTCATTGTAATTCTTCAACGAATGTAAGACAATAGTTCTTATGTTTTTACTATGCTCCTGGCTTATTGCTTTAACATTTATGctaaaaaaaacctgttttttgaTGGTTCATTAataatatctgaaacaaaattcaagtacttttcaaggacttttttccaagtacttttttttaaatttttacttgacTGTTTTTCTCAAAATCATGCCTTGAAACCTTAGTAAACAACTTTTATCAACTATTTCCACAAACAGTGTTATAGCTAGTAGAAACTGCagatgaagataatatgcgcatctcttcATATGTAGTTTCGCTAAATTCcgaccagtggttgctgagaaatactctggacaagaattgtgaaacagaaggacggacaaagtGGCGACACTTTGCTTcccccttcggggagcataaaaatacctccagtgaaaatgtAACATGTATTATCAAAACTGTTGTAACACTTATGTTCACTTCAAAGTCACATATGTAACTATGCTTGCCAACTGTAATAAACAGATTGGTCGGTATTACATCATGTGACTTTTCTCaagactagatgcccacgggcaacatgtcgatcctgccctttgacccctgtgaccttgacatgagATAGAGTCTGTCTCAATGAGTAAAACATTCAtagcaaatataaacaagattcctcaatgcatgtcaaagttatgggccggacaagatctgacatggcctttgacctccaactgtgaccttgacctttgagataggaacctggggtttgcgcaagacactccgtctcactgaggttaacattcatgccaaatataaacaagattgctcaatgcatgtcaaagttatggtccggacaagatctgacatgacctttgacctccaactgtgaccttgacctttgagataggaacctggggtttgcgcatgacactctgtctcactatggttaacattcatgccaaatataaacaagattgctccatgcaggtcaaagttatggtccggacaaacaaatctgcacgcacgcacatacatcgaacagccatttggacaactatgtcttcgcttccgcaagctgGCTCGACAACAAAACAAATACGCAACCTCAAAGGAGGTTTTATTGGTCATATCCGAATATTATCAGACAATACAAAATACTCTGTTTCAACTAGTACCAATTCAATTTAATTAGCTGGTTATATGTTTGGtggcaaaacattttcattttctggtGTTCTTCTTACCTTTCcttatgaaaaataaatgcaaagtaaaaAGGAAACTTGTTTCATAACTAtcacaacaagaggaccatgatggtcctgaatcgctcacctcttcccacatgatccagttttgagtatgacgtcgttttttctattatttgacatagtgacctagtttttgagctcaagtgacccagttttgaacttgacctagatattatcaagataaaaattctgaccaattttcatgaagatccattgaaaaatatggtctctagagaggtcacaaggtttttctattatttgacctattaacctagttttttaaggctggtgacccagtttcaaacttcacctagatatcatcaaggtgaacattctgaccaattttcatgaagatccattcaagggtatggcctctagagaggtcacaaggtttttctatttcaagacctactgacctagtttttgatcgcagttgacccagtttcaaacttgacctagatatcatcaagataaacattcaaaccaactttcatacagatcccatgaaaaatatggcctctagagaggtcacaacgttttttcattatttgacctactgacctactttttgaaggcacgtgacccactttcgaacttgacctagatatcatcaaggtgtacatcctgaccaatttttatggagatccattcaaagtatggcctctagagaggtcacaaggtttttctatttttagacctactgacctagtttttgaccgcacatgaccctgtttcgaacttgacctagatatcatcaagatgaacattcagaccaactttcatgaagatccattgaaaaatatggcctttagagaggtcacaaggtttttctattatttgacctactgacctagtttttgatggcacgtgacccactttcaaacttgacctagatatcatcaagatgaacattcagaccaactttcatacagatcccatggaaaatatggcctctagagaggtcacaaggtttttctattatttgacctactgacatagtttttgatggcacgtgacccactttcgaacttgatttagatatcatcaaggtgaacattctgacaaattttcatgaagatttcatgaaatatatggcctcaaaagaggtcacaaggtttttctatttttagacctactgacctagtttttgatcgcacgtgaccctgtttcaaactagacctagatatcatcaagatgaacattcagaccaactttcatacagatcccatgaaaaatatggcctttagagaggtcacaaggtttttctattatttgacctactgacctagtttttgatggcacgtgacccactttcgaacttgacctagatatcatcaagatgaacattcagaccaactttcatacagatcccatgaaaaatatgacctttagagaggtcacaaggtttttctatttttagacctactgacctagtttttgaaggcacgtgacccagtttcgaacttgacctagatatcatcaagatgaacattcagaccaactttcatgcagatcccatgaaaaatattgcctttagagaggtcacaaagtttttctattagttgacctactgacctagtttttgatggcatgtgacccagttctgaacttgacctagatatcatcaaggtgagcgttctgaccaactttcatgaagatcttgtgaaatatatggactctagagaggtcacaaggtttttctattatttgacctactgacctagtttttgatggcacgtgacccagtttcgaacttgacctagatatcatcaaggtgaacgttctgaccaattttcatgaagatcttgtgaaatatatggcctctagaaaggtcacaaggtttttctatttttagacctactgacctagtttttgaccgcacgtgacccagtttcaaatttgacctagatatcatcaagatgaacattcagaccaactttcatacagatcccatgaaaaatatggcctctagagaggtcacaaggtttttctattatttgacctactgacctagtttttgatggcacgtgacccagtttcaaacttgacctagatatcatcaaggtgaacgttctgaccgattttcatgaagatcttgtgaaatatatggcctctagagaggtcacaaggtttttctatttttagacctactgacctagtttttgacggtacgtgacccagtttcgaacttgacctagatatcatcaagatgaacattctgaccaactttcataaagatcccacgaaaaatgtggactttagagaggtcacaaggtttttctattatttgacctaaggacctagtttttgatggcatgtgacccagtttcgaacttgacctagatatcatcaaggtgaacgttctgaccaattttcatgaagatcttgtgaaatatatggcctctagagaggtcacaaggtttttctatttttagacctactgacctagtttttgacggcacgtgacccagtttcgaacttgacctagatatcatcaaggtgaacattctgaccaattttcatgaagatcttgtgaaatatatggcctctagagaggtcacaaggtttttctatttttagacctactgacctagtttttgaaggcacttgacccagtttcgaacttgacctagatatcatcaagatcaacattttgaccaactttcataaagatcccatgaaaaatgtgacctctagagtggtcacaagcaaaagtttacggacggacgcacggacggacgacggacgacggacaccgcacgatcacaaaagctcaccttgtcactttgtgacaggtgagctaaaaatgttttgtcaacatGTTTCCTATCAAAAATCTGTGAACATTTAGCCAATTTTCTCAAATGAATGTGACAAAAATTGAGTGTCTATTATTTGTAATTTTGTTCTAAATGTACAGAACTAGAATCTACCTTGAGAATAATGTCATCATGCAGTCATAGTAACACCTGTGGAACACCACAACTGGCGATCATATTAACAACAGAGATccactttttatttataaaatacaaagtcaccaaattaaactgaaacatttcatgtaataacaagagctgtcacaggagacagcgtgctcgactatttcgatgctggatagtgaaactgggcacatctgagggaactagagctgtcactggagattttaatgactccaattcgccaccttagcgcaaaaagtgaataagtccttctttaagtcaatgcagttatacACTTCTTGCGCTGAGGTGAcgaattgtggatgaagatattgcacaatagcctgagtctatttcaaaaatatcaacttaaagtaataagagaggtaaagataaaatgtatcaaaacactatataagtatatcctaagcaaaaaggggcataattcattaaatattggtgccagagttatgcagcttgtgtcatatagtgtgggtgatgatgttgaacaattattttaagtttgaatcaaatccattcagtaataatagagacagagtgaaagagcatcaaaactttaacctaaaattctaagtaaaaagggggaataattaatgaaaaattggtgccagagttatgcaccttgcgtcatatggtgtgggtgatgatgttgaacaactgttttaagtttgaatcaaatccactcaGTAATctcagagacagagtgaaagtgcatcaaaactttaacctaaaattctaagtaaaaaggggaaataattcatgaaaaattggtcccagagttatgcaccttgtgtgatatgataagggtaatgatgttgaacaattgtttaagtttgaatcagatccattcagtaataacagagacagagtgaaagtgcataaaactttaacctgaaattctaagtaaaaaggggaataattcatgaaaaattgtgccagagttaagcatcttgtgtcatatgatgtgggtgatgatgctgaacaactattttaagtttgaattaaatccattcagtaataacagaggtagagagaaagtgcaccaaaactttaacctgaaattctaagtaaaaagggggaataattcatgaaaaaatggtgccagagttatgcaccttgtgtcatatgatgtgggtgatgatgttgaacaactattttaagtttgaatcaaatccactcagtaataacagagacagagtgaaagtgcatcaaaactttaacctgaaaatctaagtgaaaaggggggaaaattcatgaaatattggtgccagagttatggcccttatgtcagatgatgtggatgatgatgaggaataagtatttcaagtttgaatcaaatccatcaagtaattacagagataagttgaaaaaagagaaagtgtaaaaaaacttgaactaaggtggggacgcggaaagacgccgacgcgagtatagtcgagctaaaaaatgacattttcaaccACTTTATTAGAAATTTTGCCTAAGTTGTAAGAAAGTGTATGGGAAATTCTTGCCTGTCTGTGCAATTATGAACAAAAGGTTTAGAGATATGGTAAGTAAGAGCAGTGTCAGTTTGGCAATACATATAAATTCATAATTTCCTTTACCTTTCAAAAAATAATGTCTCCTATAAAAACTGCCAGCAAAGATGAAAGCAATTTCCTTCAGTAAATGGTCAGAGATTTCTACACAAGCAATTTCAGTTAATGCATTTCCTTTGTCTTCAAAAGCCACAAAGTTCCAGACAGTCAGTTTTAATTCACTTTGATCTATACCAAGCCATTGATCTATATCAGACTGGCACAAAAGTATGATACATACATTTTTTTAACTCTTGCCAGTGAAACTTAAAACACACAGATTATTGCAGTTACATAGTCTGCtatcaaatatatttctgcaGCAAGTACCATAAACAAGTACTTATTTTTGAATCATTACgagaaatttgaaatatttttcacttgcAGCCGCAAATGTTGTCACACTGCTGTTTATTCGTCCATAATGACTGCATTTCATTGACAGACAGTTGCGGTATCACAAAAGCATTTTTATCACAACCCTTATCACAGAACCATTCCTTGTTTTCAATATATCTTGTTCCAAGGGCACTTAACCATATTCCCATTGAAGTGTCCTCTCCTTGGAAAGGAAACAAGACTTCTGCATTTCTTGCTAACCAATCACTTATGTCCTTAGAAACAATGTTTCCAGATCCACAAGCAAACTGAGGGTACTCTGATGCTCGGTAAGTCTTTTCTGCCCATTTCCCCATCCTTTCAACAAACCAATTCTCTCTGAAATTTCCCCACCAGATTTTATTAACCTTTGGTATTGTGTCAAACAGTGTCATTATTTTTTCAACATCAACAAAACAGTCATCATCAGTTTTCATAACATACTGTGCATTTATTTCAGAATGAATCCATTGGTGAAAATGTAGCAATTTTAACGGAAGGTTACGATAGACATCTGTCACATTTACtaataatatatcattgtatatacTATTTTCTTTCTGTATCTGACAACTGATTTCTTCCTGATCAGCCTGGTGTTCTTCATTAAGTAATGCCTGACTATTCTGTACCATTTCCAACTCGTCTACATCATTTACTGCCATTAAAAGATTTCCTaggaaaattttgttttcagattccTGTTGAACATAGAACCCTTTCTCATCTATTGGTAATAATTCTACAGTTCCTCCAGAATTATTTATTGATACTAGGTTAGTAAGGCTACCAAGCAGTTTAGATCTAGTCTGTGCAGCTCCATCAAAAATAATTCTTAACGAACACTCATAATGTTTCGGAAGTAGAACATGACTAACTGACTGAAACCTGTAAGATACTGCAGTTATATCAGAGTTTGTTCCAGCACTTATTCCTGGATCCAGCAAACTAAATCTTGCTGATAGCACAGCAGCCTCGGTATTTTCATCATACAACTGCACAATGATTGGTTCCTCTGATAACGGAACTGCCACATGTAGACCAATTCTTTTAATTATAACTGAATGCCTTATGATGACTGAGGTATTCCAAATAATACTAAACCGTCT comes from the Mercenaria mercenaria strain notata chromosome 9, MADL_Memer_1, whole genome shotgun sequence genome and includes:
- the LOC123546429 gene encoding UDP-GalNAc:beta-1,3-N-acetylgalactosaminyltransferase 2-like, producing MKPGASALCCTSVGVLVVAVLAPVIYIYMLEHSTCECGDNDTGRKQEDTQLVIGILSAREHFEQRQAVRDTWLQDIHKGHALEKVLYKFIIGSRSCDIHVQNRKDLYSCEQLNFTYATNLKHDNQNIPLVSLKNIEESDLNVNTDRRFSIIWNTSVIIRHSVIIKRIGLHVAVPLSEEPIIVQLYDENTEAAVLSARFSLLDPGISAGTNSDITAVSYRFQSVSHVLLPKHYECSLRIIFDGAAQTRSKLLGSLTNLVSINNSGGTVELLPIDEKGFYVQQESENKIFLGNLLMAVNDVDELEMVQNSQALLNEEHQADQEEISCQIQKENSIYNDILLVNVTDVYRNLPLKLLHFHQWIHSEINAQYVMKTDDDCFVDVEKIMTLFDTIPKVNKIWWGNFRENWFVERMGKWAEKTYRASEYPQFACGSGNIVSKDISDWLARNAEVLFPFQGEDTSMGIWLSALGTRYIENKEWFCDKGCDKNAFVIPQLSVNEMQSLWTNKQQCDNICGCK